In Chitinivorax tropicus, the sequence TGGGCGGGCCTCATGCCATTCCGAATCATTCCGGTGACCCCTTTTCAACAGAATTGCAGCTTGCTGTGGTGCGAACACACCCGCGACGCAGCATTGATCGACCCTGGCGGCGACGTGGCGCACCTGCTGTCGATCGTGGCGGAAGAACAAGTCAACCTCACCAAACTGATCCTCACCCATGGTCATCTGGATCATGTAGGTGGTACAGCGGAGCTGGGCAAACGCTTATCACTGCCGATTGAGGGCCCACACCCTGGTGACCAATACTGGATTGACCAGTTGCCGATCCAGGCGGCCATGTTCGGCTTCGGCGCGGCGGAATCATTCACCCCCACCCGCTGGCTGAAACAGGGGGATGTGGTCGAAGTCGGCCAGCTCAGATTGGAAGTCCGCCACTGCCCCGGGCACACCCCAGGGCATGTGATCTTGTTCGAGCCAAGTGAAAAGCTGGCGTTTGTCGGTGATGTGCTGTTTGCGGGAAGCATCGGACGAACAGACTTCCCCGGCGGAAATCATGCCCAGTTGCTGGATAGCATTCGTAACCAGCTGTGGTCGCTGGGGGATGACACCCGCTTTGTACCAGGGCACGGCCCCATGTCCACCATCGGGCAAGAGCGCGCAACCAACCCCTTTGTGGCGGATCGCCGTTTTGGTTGAGGCCGACAGCATGACGTGACCACGGCGGCCACTGCGTGGCTTATTCGGCCACTTGATCCTTACGGTTGCTGCCAGCACGCATTTTGTACTCAAACAGGCGGCACTCCAGCGCACCGTTGAACAGCACTGTGCGCTTGGTTGTGGACAAGCGAATCAACTTGGCCAGGCGAGGGTCGCCCGTCAGGAAATAACAGTTCCAGCCCGCGAAGTGCCGCTTCAGCACATCGCCCAGCAGCGGGTATAGCGCAGCCAAGCGCTCCTCCTCATCCAGTCG encodes:
- a CDS encoding MBL fold metallo-hydrolase; translated protein: MPFRIIPVTPFQQNCSLLWCEHTRDAALIDPGGDVAHLLSIVAEEQVNLTKLILTHGHLDHVGGTAELGKRLSLPIEGPHPGDQYWIDQLPIQAAMFGFGAAESFTPTRWLKQGDVVEVGQLRLEVRHCPGHTPGHVILFEPSEKLAFVGDVLFAGSIGRTDFPGGNHAQLLDSIRNQLWSLGDDTRFVPGHGPMSTIGQERATNPFVADRRFG